A part of Bacillus rossius redtenbacheri isolate Brsri chromosome 1, Brsri_v3, whole genome shotgun sequence genomic DNA contains:
- the LOC134527571 gene encoding uncharacterized protein LOC134527571 isoform X4, which translates to MYQVVEFDTDSGGGVGIIHSKWLTPRKKECFWPPFKHSQEYNKCLSDGQRPCEKWRICALKRKFYITDDILKAREKLKDAEFESDIATEYENESSQKRKKRPNRRILYSSDESSSDEYDTNNQLAHKKYPSPPDVEVAEVPVAECQRSVNTPSNSADSVFTRDSRPSRRSVINSESSSSILCSVENGNTVNTQDVTVSEDSTREQVGLQVIARHLAKIEKRLDVIQQSVSELLKQTLPDTVQNINILPEDLTLPCETEEQLNKVEEWISIPENKICMETTLATVGGRKADHVVRHILERLFTNRLALKYNWTGKNQKIALKNLQLMKIIPAAVRRNKSTSNICDDDVNTILRNWFRFAKDRDGGRDSRRQSAK; encoded by the exons ATGTATCAAGTAGTGGAGTTTGACACTGATAGTGGAGGAGGGGTTGGAATTATCCACTCTAAATGGCTAACACCAAGAAAGAAAGAGTGTTTTTGGCCACCTTTTAAACATTCTCAAGAGTACAATAAATGTCTCAGTGACGGACAGCGTCCTTGTGAAAAATGGAGAATTTGTGCTTTGAAGAGAAAATTCTACATTactg ATGACATATTAAAGGCCAGAGAAAAATTGAAAGATGCAGAATTTGAATCTGACATTGCAACTGAATATGAGAATGAATCCTCACAGAAAAGGAAGAAAAGGCCAAACAGAAGAATTTTATACAGCAGTGACGAAAGTAGTAGTGATGAATATGACACAAATAACCAGCTAGCCCACAAGAAGTATCCATCTCCACCAGATGTGGAAGTGGCTGAAGTGCCAGTGGCTGAGTGTCAAAGGTCTGTGAACACACCGTCCAACTCAGCAGATTCTGTGTTCACTAGAGACTCTCGTCCTTCTCGCAGAAGTGTTATTAATTCAG AATCATCTTCCTCAATTCTTTGTTCTGTGGAAAATGGAAATACTGTTAATACTCAAGATGTTACTGTGTCAGAAGATTCCACCAGAGAGCAAGTTG GTTTACAAGTGATCGCTAGACATTTGGCCAAAATTGAGAAGCGTTTGGATGTTATTCAGCAATCTGTATCAGAATTATTAAAGCAGACTTTACCAGacactgtacagaacataaatattttaccagAAGATTTGACTCTTCCATGCGAGACTGAAGAACAACTCAACAAAGTGGAAGAATGGATATCAATCCCAGAAAATAAGATATGTATG GAAACCACACTTGCTACAGTTGGAGGGAGAAAAGCTGATCATGTTGTGCGCCATATACTAGAGAGACTATTCACAAATAGATTGGCATTGAAATACAATTGGACAGGAAAAAATCAGAAGATAGCATTAAAAAATCTGCAGCTGATGAAGATTATACCTG ctGCTGTTAGAAGAAATAAATCCACTAGCAACATCTGTGATGATGATGTGAATACCATTTTACGGAACTGGTTCCGTTTCGCAAAGGACAGGGATGGAGGTAGAGACAGCAGAAGACAGTCGGCTAAATAG
- the LOC134527571 gene encoding uncharacterized protein LOC134527571 isoform X2, with product MFSGAKYFIKNRKCELKQEPTWPPSHLLLNYLGEIRQFYLSFMYQVVEFDTDSGGGVGIIHSKWLTPRKKECFWPPFKHSQEYNKCLSDGQRPCEKWRICALKRKFYITDDILKAREKLKDAEFESDIATEYENESSQKRKKRPNRRILYSSDESSSDEYDTNNQLAHKKYPSPPDVEVAEVPVAECQRSVNTPSNSADSVFTRDSRPSRRSVINSESSSSILCSVENGNTVNTQDVTVSEDSTREQVGLQVIARHLAKIEKRLDVIQQSVSELLKQTLPDTVQNINILPEDLTLPCETEEQLNKVEEWISIPENKICMETTLATVGGRKADHVVRHILERLFTNRLALKYNWTGKNQKIALKNLQLMKIIPAAVRRNKSTSNICDDDVNTILRNWFRFAKDRDGGRDSRRQSAK from the exons atgttttcaggagcgaaatattttatcaaaaacagGAAATGTGAACTTAAACAAGAACCAACCTGGCCGCCGTCACATCTACT GCTAAATTATCTTGGTgaaatcaggcagttttatttatCCTTCATGTATCAAGTAGTGGAGTTTGACACTGATAGTGGAGGAGGGGTTGGAATTATCCACTCTAAATGGCTAACACCAAGAAAGAAAGAGTGTTTTTGGCCACCTTTTAAACATTCTCAAGAGTACAATAAATGTCTCAGTGACGGACAGCGTCCTTGTGAAAAATGGAGAATTTGTGCTTTGAAGAGAAAATTCTACATTactg ATGACATATTAAAGGCCAGAGAAAAATTGAAAGATGCAGAATTTGAATCTGACATTGCAACTGAATATGAGAATGAATCCTCACAGAAAAGGAAGAAAAGGCCAAACAGAAGAATTTTATACAGCAGTGACGAAAGTAGTAGTGATGAATATGACACAAATAACCAGCTAGCCCACAAGAAGTATCCATCTCCACCAGATGTGGAAGTGGCTGAAGTGCCAGTGGCTGAGTGTCAAAGGTCTGTGAACACACCGTCCAACTCAGCAGATTCTGTGTTCACTAGAGACTCTCGTCCTTCTCGCAGAAGTGTTATTAATTCAG AATCATCTTCCTCAATTCTTTGTTCTGTGGAAAATGGAAATACTGTTAATACTCAAGATGTTACTGTGTCAGAAGATTCCACCAGAGAGCAAGTTG GTTTACAAGTGATCGCTAGACATTTGGCCAAAATTGAGAAGCGTTTGGATGTTATTCAGCAATCTGTATCAGAATTATTAAAGCAGACTTTACCAGacactgtacagaacataaatattttaccagAAGATTTGACTCTTCCATGCGAGACTGAAGAACAACTCAACAAAGTGGAAGAATGGATATCAATCCCAGAAAATAAGATATGTATG GAAACCACACTTGCTACAGTTGGAGGGAGAAAAGCTGATCATGTTGTGCGCCATATACTAGAGAGACTATTCACAAATAGATTGGCATTGAAATACAATTGGACAGGAAAAAATCAGAAGATAGCATTAAAAAATCTGCAGCTGATGAAGATTATACCTG ctGCTGTTAGAAGAAATAAATCCACTAGCAACATCTGTGATGATGATGTGAATACCATTTTACGGAACTGGTTCCGTTTCGCAAAGGACAGGGATGGAGGTAGAGACAGCAGAAGACAGTCGGCTAAATAG
- the LOC134527571 gene encoding uncharacterized protein LOC134527571 isoform X5, whose protein sequence is MSVLFSDDILKAREKLKDAEFESDIATEYENESSQKRKKRPNRRILYSSDESSSDEYDTNNQLAHKKYPSPPDVEVAEVPVAECQRSVNTPSNSADSVFTRDSRPSRRSVINSESSSSILCSVENGNTVNTQDVTVSEDSTREQVGLQVIARHLAKIEKRLDVIQQSVSELLKQTLPDTVQNINILPEDLTLPCETEEQLNKVEEWISIPENKICMETTLATVGGRKADHVVRHILERLFTNRLALKYNWTGKNQKIALKNLQLMKIIPAAVRRNKSTSNICDDDVNTILRNWFRFAKDRDGGRDSRRQSAK, encoded by the exons ATGAGTGTTTTATTTTCAGATGACATATTAAAGGCCAGAGAAAAATTGAAAGATGCAGAATTTGAATCTGACATTGCAACTGAATATGAGAATGAATCCTCACAGAAAAGGAAGAAAAGGCCAAACAGAAGAATTTTATACAGCAGTGACGAAAGTAGTAGTGATGAATATGACACAAATAACCAGCTAGCCCACAAGAAGTATCCATCTCCACCAGATGTGGAAGTGGCTGAAGTGCCAGTGGCTGAGTGTCAAAGGTCTGTGAACACACCGTCCAACTCAGCAGATTCTGTGTTCACTAGAGACTCTCGTCCTTCTCGCAGAAGTGTTATTAATTCAG AATCATCTTCCTCAATTCTTTGTTCTGTGGAAAATGGAAATACTGTTAATACTCAAGATGTTACTGTGTCAGAAGATTCCACCAGAGAGCAAGTTG GTTTACAAGTGATCGCTAGACATTTGGCCAAAATTGAGAAGCGTTTGGATGTTATTCAGCAATCTGTATCAGAATTATTAAAGCAGACTTTACCAGacactgtacagaacataaatattttaccagAAGATTTGACTCTTCCATGCGAGACTGAAGAACAACTCAACAAAGTGGAAGAATGGATATCAATCCCAGAAAATAAGATATGTATG GAAACCACACTTGCTACAGTTGGAGGGAGAAAAGCTGATCATGTTGTGCGCCATATACTAGAGAGACTATTCACAAATAGATTGGCATTGAAATACAATTGGACAGGAAAAAATCAGAAGATAGCATTAAAAAATCTGCAGCTGATGAAGATTATACCTG ctGCTGTTAGAAGAAATAAATCCACTAGCAACATCTGTGATGATGATGTGAATACCATTTTACGGAACTGGTTCCGTTTCGCAAAGGACAGGGATGGAGGTAGAGACAGCAGAAGACAGTCGGCTAAATAG
- the LOC134527571 gene encoding uncharacterized protein LOC134527571 isoform X3, producing MFSGAKYFIKNRKCELKQEPTWPPSHLLLNYLGEIRQFYLSFMYQVVEFDTDSGGGVGIIHSKWLTPRKKECFWPPFKHSQEYNKCLSDGQRPCEKWRICALKRKFYITDDILKAREKLKDAEFESDIATEYENESSQKRKKRPNRRILYSSDESSSDEYDTNNQLAHKKYPSPPDVEVAEVPVAECQRSVNTPSNSADSVFTRDSRPSRRSVINSESSSSILCSVENGNTVNTQDVTVSEDSTREQVGLQVIARHLAKIEKRLDVIQQSVSELLKQTLPDTVQNINILPEDLTLPCETEEQLNKVEEWISIPENKICMETTLATVGGRKADHVVRHILERLFTNRLALKYNWTGKNQKIALKNLQLMKIIPGESKRIEYYFSCC from the exons atgttttcaggagcgaaatattttatcaaaaacagGAAATGTGAACTTAAACAAGAACCAACCTGGCCGCCGTCACATCTACT GCTAAATTATCTTGGTgaaatcaggcagttttatttatCCTTCATGTATCAAGTAGTGGAGTTTGACACTGATAGTGGAGGAGGGGTTGGAATTATCCACTCTAAATGGCTAACACCAAGAAAGAAAGAGTGTTTTTGGCCACCTTTTAAACATTCTCAAGAGTACAATAAATGTCTCAGTGACGGACAGCGTCCTTGTGAAAAATGGAGAATTTGTGCTTTGAAGAGAAAATTCTACATTactg ATGACATATTAAAGGCCAGAGAAAAATTGAAAGATGCAGAATTTGAATCTGACATTGCAACTGAATATGAGAATGAATCCTCACAGAAAAGGAAGAAAAGGCCAAACAGAAGAATTTTATACAGCAGTGACGAAAGTAGTAGTGATGAATATGACACAAATAACCAGCTAGCCCACAAGAAGTATCCATCTCCACCAGATGTGGAAGTGGCTGAAGTGCCAGTGGCTGAGTGTCAAAGGTCTGTGAACACACCGTCCAACTCAGCAGATTCTGTGTTCACTAGAGACTCTCGTCCTTCTCGCAGAAGTGTTATTAATTCAG AATCATCTTCCTCAATTCTTTGTTCTGTGGAAAATGGAAATACTGTTAATACTCAAGATGTTACTGTGTCAGAAGATTCCACCAGAGAGCAAGTTG GTTTACAAGTGATCGCTAGACATTTGGCCAAAATTGAGAAGCGTTTGGATGTTATTCAGCAATCTGTATCAGAATTATTAAAGCAGACTTTACCAGacactgtacagaacataaatattttaccagAAGATTTGACTCTTCCATGCGAGACTGAAGAACAACTCAACAAAGTGGAAGAATGGATATCAATCCCAGAAAATAAGATATGTATG GAAACCACACTTGCTACAGTTGGAGGGAGAAAAGCTGATCATGTTGTGCGCCATATACTAGAGAGACTATTCACAAATAGATTGGCATTGAAATACAATTGGACAGGAAAAAATCAGAAGATAGCATTAAAAAATCTGCAGCTGATGAAGATTATACCTGGTGAGTCAAAACGCATAGAATACTATTTTAG ctGCTGTTAG